A portion of the Streptomyces sp. NBC_01335 genome contains these proteins:
- a CDS encoding phosphotransferase family protein gives MESITKNRQSPEVLCAMIERAYGAGQVPAGDGWASELGHGWFNVAYRIRLRDGAEVVLKIAPPSGVEVMTYEHGAMSIELTTLDLLRTRTAVPVPAVDFADRSRELCDADYFFMPYVDADNLGVIAESLPTAERDVLMEQLGAFNREINSVRGPHFGPPAGPGHATWRQAFTTMIEHVLVDGERRGVDIGWKYDTVRAVVAEQAGSLDEVTEARLVEWDLWASNVMVRDNKIVCIIDHERAFYGDPLIEAGFTGSQMAAFGDSGPFMRGYGHGELTETEQTRRRLYCLYLVLIMVIETVYRGHTDTHQYDWARPRLDEAMALLGRTRQ, from the coding sequence GTGGAGAGCATCACCAAGAACAGGCAGTCTCCCGAGGTGCTGTGCGCCATGATCGAGCGCGCCTACGGAGCCGGGCAGGTCCCGGCCGGGGACGGATGGGCGAGCGAGCTGGGGCACGGCTGGTTCAACGTCGCCTACCGCATCCGCCTGCGCGATGGCGCCGAGGTCGTACTGAAGATCGCCCCGCCCTCCGGTGTGGAGGTGATGACCTACGAGCACGGCGCCATGTCGATCGAACTGACCACGCTGGACCTGCTGCGCACGCGGACCGCCGTCCCCGTGCCCGCCGTCGACTTCGCCGATCGGAGCCGCGAGCTGTGCGACGCCGACTACTTCTTCATGCCGTACGTCGACGCCGACAACCTCGGCGTCATCGCCGAGTCGCTTCCCACGGCCGAGCGAGACGTCCTGATGGAGCAGCTCGGCGCGTTCAACCGGGAGATCAACTCCGTCCGAGGTCCGCACTTCGGCCCGCCGGCCGGGCCGGGACATGCCACCTGGCGGCAGGCGTTCACCACGATGATCGAGCACGTGCTCGTCGACGGCGAGCGCCGTGGCGTCGACATCGGCTGGAAGTACGACACCGTGCGCGCGGTCGTGGCCGAACAAGCCGGCAGCCTCGACGAGGTCACAGAAGCCCGCCTGGTGGAGTGGGATCTGTGGGCGAGCAACGTCATGGTCCGCGACAACAAGATCGTCTGCATCATCGACCACGAACGCGCCTTCTACGGCGACCCCTTGATCGAGGCCGGCTTCACCGGCAGCCAGATGGCCGCCTTCGGCGACTCGGGACCCTTCATGCGCGGCTACGGTCATGGCGAGCTGACCGAAACCGAGCAGACCCGCCGCCGCCTGTACTGCCTCTACCTGGTACTGATCATGGTCATCGAAACCGTGTACCGCGGGCACACCGACACCCACCAGTACGACTGGGCGCGCCCTCGCCTCGACGAGGCCATGGCTCTGCTCGGCCGCACCCGCCAGTGA
- a CDS encoding ACT domain-containing protein, which produces MSGERDLRTLLSSLRPELHEGRYVFTSVRRDAVPAGVSPVVTVTEREGLTLVLPEYEAKQAGLSHAFMAGWITLRVHSALDAVGLTAAVSLALTDAGISCNVVAGYHHDHLFVPYERAAEAVTVLESLAAE; this is translated from the coding sequence ATGAGCGGCGAGCGAGACCTCCGCACCCTCCTGAGCTCCCTGCGGCCCGAGCTGCACGAAGGCCGGTACGTCTTCACCAGCGTGCGCCGGGACGCCGTACCGGCCGGCGTCTCGCCGGTCGTCACGGTCACCGAGCGCGAGGGCCTGACGCTCGTCCTGCCCGAGTACGAGGCGAAGCAGGCCGGCCTCAGCCACGCCTTCATGGCAGGCTGGATCACCCTGCGGGTGCACTCGGCCCTGGACGCGGTGGGGCTCACCGCCGCCGTCTCCCTGGCGCTCACGGACGCGGGCATCAGCTGCAACGTGGTCGCCGGATACCACCACGACCACCTCTTCGTCCCGTACGAGCGGGCCGCCGAAGCCGTCACCGTACTGGAGTCGCTCGCGGCCGAGTAG
- a CDS encoding DUF805 domain-containing protein, with amino-acid sequence MNWYLDVLKNYVGFSGRARRKEFWMFVLFNFIIAVVLSIIGQVIGSQFLYYIYVLAVIIPSLAVGVRRLHDTGRSGWWYLIGLVPLVGGIILLVFFASEGKAEANQHGPNPKYAA; translated from the coding sequence GTGAACTGGTACCTGGACGTACTCAAGAACTACGTGGGCTTCAGCGGACGTGCGCGCCGCAAGGAGTTCTGGATGTTCGTGCTCTTCAACTTCATCATCGCCGTCGTGCTGTCCATCATCGGCCAGGTCATCGGCTCGCAGTTCCTGTACTACATATACGTGCTCGCGGTGATCATCCCGAGCCTGGCGGTCGGCGTGCGCCGCCTGCACGACACCGGCCGTTCGGGTTGGTGGTACCTCATCGGCCTCGTGCCGCTGGTCGGCGGGATCATCCTGCTCGTCTTCTTCGCGTCCGAGGGCAAGGCCGAGGCGAACCAGCACGGCCCCAACCCGAAGTACGCGGCCTGA
- a CDS encoding phytoene desaturase family protein gives MTVPRNPTQKTYDAVIVGGGHNGLVAAAYLAGAGQSVLVLERLGTTGGAAVSTRPFPGVDARLSRYSYLVSLLPAKVVRDLGLRFTTRRRTVSSYTPTVRGGAATGLLVGDGRTRESFAALTGGDREYDAWRRFYGMTRRVAERVFPTLTEPLPERDRLRERIGDDAAWRALFEEPLGVTVEERFADDLVRGVVLTDALIGTFADAHDPELRQNRCFLYHVIGNGTGDWDVPVGGMGALTDALADAARSAGAEIRTRHEAVRIETDGKIAEVTVRDDRGEHTVAARRVLVNASPQALAALTGEPGDGPPTPAEGAQLKVNMLLTRLPRLRDRSVDPRAAFGGTFHIAEGYDALALAHREAAEGRLPGAPPSEIYCHSLTDPSILGPRLAERGFHTLTLFGLHTPARLFAADNAGARETLLAATLAQLDAHLEEPIADCLARDENGAPCVEAKTPLDLERELRLPGGHIFHRDLSFPYATEHTGRWGVETAHANVLLCGAGAVRGGGVSGVPGHNAAMAALGR, from the coding sequence ATGACCGTACCCCGGAACCCGACGCAGAAGACCTACGACGCCGTGATCGTGGGCGGCGGCCACAACGGTCTGGTGGCCGCGGCGTATCTCGCCGGGGCCGGGCAGTCCGTGCTCGTGCTGGAGCGGCTGGGGACGACCGGCGGCGCGGCCGTCTCCACCCGCCCGTTCCCCGGGGTCGACGCCAGGCTCTCCCGGTACTCCTACCTGGTCTCCCTGCTGCCGGCCAAGGTCGTCCGTGACCTCGGGCTCCGCTTCACCACCCGCCGGCGCACCGTCTCCTCGTACACCCCCACCGTGCGCGGCGGTGCGGCGACCGGGCTGCTCGTCGGCGACGGCCGCACCAGGGAGAGCTTCGCCGCGCTCACCGGCGGGGACCGCGAGTACGACGCCTGGCGGCGGTTCTACGGCATGACGCGGCGGGTGGCCGAGCGCGTCTTCCCCACACTCACCGAACCCCTGCCCGAACGGGACCGGTTGCGGGAACGGATCGGGGACGACGCCGCCTGGCGGGCGCTGTTCGAGGAACCGCTCGGCGTCACCGTGGAGGAGCGGTTCGCCGACGACCTGGTGCGCGGGGTCGTGCTGACCGACGCGCTGATCGGGACGTTCGCCGACGCCCACGACCCGGAGCTGCGCCAGAACCGCTGCTTCCTCTACCACGTCATCGGCAACGGTACGGGCGACTGGGACGTCCCCGTCGGCGGCATGGGCGCGCTCACCGACGCGCTCGCCGACGCGGCGCGGTCGGCCGGTGCCGAGATCCGCACCCGGCACGAGGCGGTACGGATCGAGACGGACGGCAAGATTGCCGAGGTCACCGTCCGCGACGACCGGGGCGAGCACACCGTCGCCGCCCGCCGGGTCCTCGTCAACGCCTCACCCCAGGCGCTCGCCGCCCTCACCGGGGAACCGGGCGACGGACCGCCCACCCCGGCCGAGGGCGCCCAGCTCAAGGTGAACATGCTGCTCACCCGGCTGCCCCGGCTGCGCGACCGGTCCGTCGACCCCCGTGCGGCCTTCGGCGGTACGTTCCACATCGCCGAGGGGTACGACGCGCTGGCCCTCGCCCACCGCGAGGCGGCGGAAGGACGGCTGCCCGGCGCACCGCCGTCCGAGATCTACTGCCACTCCCTGACCGACCCGTCGATCCTCGGCCCCCGACTCGCGGAGCGCGGCTTCCACACCCTCACCCTCTTCGGGCTGCACACCCCCGCCCGGCTGTTCGCCGCCGACAACGCGGGCGCCCGCGAGACCCTCCTCGCCGCCACCCTGGCGCAGTTGGACGCCCACCTGGAGGAGCCGATCGCGGACTGCCTCGCCCGCGACGAGAACGGCGCCCCCTGCGTCGAGGCGAAGACCCCGCTCGACCTGGAGCGCGAACTGCGCCTGCCCGGCGGCCACATCTTCCACCGGGACCTCTCGTTCCCGTACGCCACCGAGCACACCGGCCGCTGGGGCGTCGAGACGGCGCACGCCAACGTCCTCCTGTGCGGCGCCGGTGCGGTGCGCGGCGGCGGGGTCTCCGGCGTCCCCGGCCACAACGCGGCGATGGCCGCGCTGGGCCGCTGA
- a CDS encoding acyl-CoA synthetase, which yields MTGVRSSTVDGLLTRSARRTPGRTALRYADRSWTYAELDTAVSTAAAVLTGEHGLRHGDRVATYAHNSDVYPIAYLACARAGLVHVPVNQNLKGDDLSHLLGDCGSSLVLTDPDLADRVPAGHAVRALRDAPGSLLDALATPRPFTPERAVGADDLVQLLYTSGTTALPKGAMMTHGALVHEYVSALTALGLGADDRPVHSLPLYHSAQMHVFLLPYLASGAENTVLDAPDPGRIFDLVEAGRADSLFAPPTVWISLANHPEFATRDLGALRKAFYGASIMPVPVLERLRARLPGLAFHNCFGQSEIGPLALVLGPEEHEGRMDSCGRPVLFVEARVVDEDGTEVPDGTAGEIVYRSPQLCQGYWGRPEETEEAFRDGWFHSGDLAVRDADGYFTVVDRVKDVINSGGVLIASRQVEDALYTHPEVAETAVVGLPDERWIEAVTAVVVLRDGFTASETAAAGLIAHVREKLASFKAPKRVVFVRDLPRNASGKILKRELRERYAQGAE from the coding sequence ATGACAGGTGTACGCAGCAGTACGGTCGACGGCCTCCTGACCCGCAGCGCCCGGCGCACCCCCGGCCGCACCGCGCTCCGGTACGCGGACCGGTCGTGGACCTACGCGGAGCTGGACACCGCCGTCAGTACCGCCGCCGCCGTCCTGACCGGCGAGCACGGACTGCGCCACGGCGACCGGGTCGCCACCTACGCGCACAACTCCGACGTCTACCCCATCGCCTACCTCGCCTGCGCCCGCGCCGGTCTCGTCCACGTACCGGTCAACCAGAACCTCAAGGGCGACGACCTGAGCCACCTGCTCGGCGACTGCGGCAGTTCCCTCGTCCTCACCGATCCGGACCTGGCGGACCGCGTCCCCGCCGGACACGCGGTGCGGGCGCTGCGCGACGCCCCGGGGTCCCTGCTCGACGCCCTCGCCACGCCCCGCCCGTTCACCCCCGAGCGTGCCGTGGGCGCCGACGACCTCGTGCAACTGCTCTACACCTCGGGGACCACAGCCCTGCCCAAGGGCGCGATGATGACGCACGGGGCCCTCGTGCACGAGTACGTCAGCGCCCTCACCGCACTCGGCCTCGGCGCGGACGACCGGCCCGTGCACTCGCTGCCGCTCTACCACTCCGCGCAGATGCACGTCTTCCTGCTGCCCTACCTCGCTTCCGGAGCGGAGAACACCGTTCTGGACGCCCCGGACCCCGGCCGTATCTTCGACCTCGTGGAGGCGGGCCGGGCGGACAGCCTCTTCGCCCCGCCCACCGTCTGGATCTCTCTCGCCAACCACCCGGAGTTCGCCACCCGCGACCTCGGCGCCCTGCGCAAGGCGTTCTACGGGGCGTCGATCATGCCGGTGCCCGTGCTGGAACGGCTGCGCGCCCGGCTCCCCGGCCTCGCCTTCCACAACTGCTTCGGCCAGAGCGAGATCGGGCCGCTCGCCCTCGTCCTCGGCCCCGAGGAGCACGAGGGCCGGATGGACTCCTGCGGCCGGCCCGTCCTCTTCGTCGAGGCGCGCGTGGTCGACGAGGACGGCACGGAGGTTCCGGACGGCACGGCCGGTGAAATCGTCTACCGCTCCCCGCAGTTGTGCCAGGGCTACTGGGGGCGCCCCGAGGAGACCGAAGAGGCCTTCCGCGACGGCTGGTTCCACTCCGGCGACCTGGCGGTGCGCGACGCGGACGGCTACTTCACCGTCGTCGACCGGGTGAAGGACGTCATCAACTCCGGCGGGGTCCTCATTGCCTCCCGACAGGTGGAGGACGCCCTCTACACCCACCCCGAGGTGGCCGAGACCGCAGTCGTCGGACTGCCCGACGAACGCTGGATCGAGGCCGTCACCGCCGTGGTCGTGCTGCGCGACGGGTTCACCGCCTCCGAAACGGCCGCCGCCGGACTGATCGCCCATGTCCGCGAAAAGCTCGCTTCCTTCAAGGCCCCGAAGAGGGTCGTCTTCGTGCGGGATCTGCCGCGCAACGCCAGTGGCAAGATCCTCAAACGGGAGCTGCGCGAACGGTACGCGCAGGGTGCGGAATGA
- a CDS encoding serine hydrolase, protein MTGDTKGFGIGRRRLGGGILALGGALALAPLPLAGVAVGAEPGTGASGAEAQDPRAGTGAGMAAAMDRPTLRHGSAGRAGLIEEQLDALVNVASAYLEDSPSHPWYAGAVLLAARGGTVALHRPIGMAVRYAAYDEKTDTGVEFPAGQQVPMTEDTVFDLASVSKLFTSILAVQQIERGRLTLEATVASYLPEFAGGGKGEVTIRQLLTHTSGFRSWIPLYKASTREGKLQLLWDETLLDAPGTAYLYSDLNLISLQLILEKITGRTLDVLLRDEITEPLGMRRTRYNPPASWLPDIAATEDARLPWSGLDRGLVRGEVHDENAYSLGGVAGHAGVFSRAWDLAILARTLLNGGSYGRARILSEESVELMFTDFNTAFPGDAHGLGFELHQHWYMGAMATPRTAGHTGFTGTSLVIDPTTDSFLIVLGNSVHPVRTWRSGSAPRVATADRMARAVAVRPAHGRTAWFSGMTSASSALLTLPALRPASERARLECSLWWDTEPDSDALYLEVSADAGAGWQPVPFSTVPASPGAHGTPAVHPAGTVSGWSGRVWHTVTAGLGAWRGQEILLRWRYATDKLYVGRGVYADAIRVTDAGRALFDESRPADAARITAIGWAPSAD, encoded by the coding sequence ATGACCGGGGACACGAAGGGTTTCGGGATCGGCCGGCGGAGGCTGGGCGGCGGGATACTCGCACTCGGCGGGGCACTCGCCCTGGCGCCGCTCCCTCTCGCGGGCGTGGCGGTGGGCGCCGAGCCCGGCACGGGGGCCTCCGGGGCGGAGGCCCAGGATCCACGGGCGGGAACGGGAGCCGGTATGGCGGCAGCGATGGATCGGCCCACCCTGCGCCACGGCTCCGCCGGGCGGGCCGGGCTGATCGAGGAGCAGCTGGACGCGCTCGTAAACGTGGCGAGCGCCTATCTGGAGGACTCCCCCAGCCACCCGTGGTACGCCGGGGCGGTCCTGCTCGCGGCGCGCGGCGGTACGGTCGCCCTGCACCGGCCGATCGGGATGGCGGTCCGGTACGCGGCGTACGACGAGAAGACCGACACCGGCGTGGAGTTCCCCGCCGGCCAGCAGGTGCCGATGACCGAGGACACCGTCTTCGACCTGGCCTCCGTGTCCAAGCTCTTCACCTCGATCCTGGCGGTGCAGCAGATCGAGCGCGGCCGGCTCACCCTGGAGGCCACGGTCGCCTCGTACCTCCCCGAGTTCGCCGGCGGTGGCAAGGGTGAGGTGACGATCCGTCAACTTCTGACCCACACCTCGGGTTTCCGGTCCTGGATCCCTCTCTACAAGGCGTCGACCCGGGAGGGAAAGCTCCAACTCCTCTGGGACGAGACGCTCCTCGACGCCCCGGGCACGGCGTACCTCTACTCCGACCTCAACCTGATCTCGCTCCAGCTGATCCTGGAGAAGATCACCGGCCGCACGCTCGACGTCCTGCTGCGGGACGAGATCACCGAACCCCTCGGGATGCGCCGCACCCGCTACAACCCGCCCGCGTCCTGGCTGCCGGACATCGCGGCCACCGAGGACGCCCGGCTGCCGTGGTCCGGGCTGGACCGGGGGCTCGTCCGGGGAGAGGTGCACGACGAGAACGCGTACTCCCTGGGCGGGGTGGCCGGACACGCGGGGGTCTTCTCCCGCGCCTGGGACCTGGCGATCCTCGCCCGTACGCTGCTCAACGGCGGGAGTTACGGGCGGGCCCGCATCCTGTCCGAGGAGTCGGTCGAGCTGATGTTCACCGACTTCAACACCGCGTTCCCCGGCGACGCGCACGGGCTGGGGTTCGAGCTCCACCAGCACTGGTACATGGGCGCGATGGCCACCCCCCGCACGGCGGGCCACACCGGGTTCACCGGAACCAGCCTGGTGATCGACCCGACGACCGACTCCTTCCTGATCGTGCTCGGCAACTCCGTCCACCCCGTGCGCACGTGGCGTTCGGGCAGCGCTCCGCGCGTCGCCACCGCCGACCGGATGGCGCGTGCCGTCGCGGTCCGCCCGGCGCACGGGCGCACCGCGTGGTTCTCCGGGATGACGAGTGCCTCCAGCGCCCTGCTGACGCTGCCCGCCCTGCGCCCCGCCTCCGAGCGGGCCCGGCTGGAGTGCTCGCTCTGGTGGGACACCGAGCCGGACTCGGACGCGCTGTACCTGGAGGTGTCGGCCGACGCGGGCGCCGGATGGCAGCCGGTGCCGTTCTCCACCGTGCCCGCCTCCCCCGGGGCGCACGGCACGCCGGCCGTCCACCCGGCGGGGACGGTGTCGGGCTGGTCCGGCCGGGTCTGGCACACCGTGACCGCCGGGCTCGGCGCCTGGCGGGGCCAGGAGATCCTGCTGCGCTGGCGGTACGCGACGGACAAGCTCTACGTGGGGCGCGGGGTGTACGCCGACGCGATCCGGGTGACCGACGCGGGCCGCGCGCTGTTCGACGAGTCCCGTCCGGCCGACGCGGCCCGCATCACGGCGATCGGCTGGGCACCCTCGGCGGACTGA
- a CDS encoding WxL protein peptidoglycan domain-containing protein yields MHAVAPSRRTLPAGLVRAGALVLFTVLALAGVSTAPARAADDGDVTWTVRTAANDFGADRSSFGYSVNPGGKTKDAMVVANHGTTALTLAVYAADGFTTEKGQLDLLTREKKSRSIGAWVRAARETVTVAPGRSAEVPFTVTVPAGATPGDYVGGILTSLKQPDEAEGIAVDRRLGIRIRLRVSGALRPALAVEDVHVSYAGSAGPFAQGDATVTYSLHNTGNAVLSGTQKVAVSGPFGMFSTDAGAVAAPPELLPGERWKVTVPVHGVTPAYRLAATVTVTPVLTDAAGSTTALKPVRATAHGLAVPWTLTLLVVLVLAAIVAAVAWTRRGRVRRKRLEDERVREAVDRALREKAGHQA; encoded by the coding sequence ATGCACGCAGTGGCACCATCCCGCCGTACCCTCCCCGCCGGCCTCGTCCGTGCCGGCGCCCTCGTCCTGTTCACGGTGCTGGCGCTGGCGGGTGTGTCCACCGCTCCGGCCCGGGCGGCCGACGACGGCGACGTCACCTGGACGGTCCGCACAGCCGCCAACGACTTCGGGGCCGACCGGTCGAGCTTCGGCTACAGCGTGAATCCGGGCGGGAAGACGAAGGACGCGATGGTCGTCGCCAACCACGGCACCACCGCGCTGACGCTCGCGGTGTACGCCGCCGACGGTTTCACCACCGAGAAGGGGCAGCTGGACCTGCTGACCCGGGAGAAGAAGTCCCGCTCAATCGGCGCCTGGGTGCGGGCGGCGCGCGAGACCGTCACGGTGGCCCCGGGCAGGAGTGCCGAGGTCCCGTTCACGGTCACGGTCCCGGCCGGCGCCACTCCGGGCGACTACGTGGGCGGCATCCTCACCTCGCTGAAGCAGCCCGACGAGGCGGAGGGCATCGCGGTCGACCGGCGTCTGGGCATCCGGATCAGGCTGCGGGTCAGTGGGGCCCTGCGGCCGGCGCTCGCCGTCGAGGACGTGCACGTCTCGTACGCGGGCTCCGCAGGGCCGTTCGCGCAGGGCGACGCGACGGTGACGTACAGCCTCCACAACACGGGCAACGCGGTGCTCTCCGGGACCCAGAAGGTCGCCGTCTCGGGTCCGTTCGGCATGTTCAGCACCGATGCCGGCGCCGTCGCCGCGCCGCCGGAGCTGCTGCCGGGTGAGCGCTGGAAGGTGACGGTCCCGGTCCACGGCGTCACTCCCGCGTACCGGCTCGCCGCCACCGTCACCGTCACCCCGGTCCTCACCGACGCGGCCGGTTCGACCACCGCCCTCAAGCCGGTCCGGGCCACGGCCCACGGCCTCGCGGTCCCGTGGACGCTGACCCTGCTCGTGGTCCTGGTCCTGGCCGCGATCGTCGCGGCGGTCGCCTGGACCCGGCGCGGGCGGGTCCGCCGCAAGCGGCTGGAGGACGAGCGGGTGCGGGAGGCCGTGGACCGCGCCCTGCGGGAGAAGGCCGGGCACCAGGCCTGA